DNA from Carassius carassius chromosome 25, fCarCar2.1, whole genome shotgun sequence:
aatattcgaatttgatatttgcagaaaacgcccatccctaaaacaaacctgcgtgaccatagcaacctgcGATTATCAGAAATTGatacatttaaatttcatttagaaatgagaaTGATACAAGCACGGAATTtcgaaattattatattaacctaaCCCGGGGTGCATTTCCTATATAGTCATTTTGTATAATAGTGACACGGTAAACAGGAACAtaacaaaaagaaaactaaaactaAGTTTAGAACAAGACATAAACATGGCACAGTTTACATTGCTCTGAAAGGAAGTGGAAAGAGTTTGTGGAGCGTGATCTCATGATCAATTATAAAAGTTATCCATAAACACAGAAGAGGAGAAGTGAGCTTTCTGCTGTGTTGTGATTTCACATCAAATCTCGTGAGCGGTCCAGCTCTAACAAATACCattatgatattatattaatCTGCTTTGAAATAATAACCAGTCACTCACCTTTAGTGGGAGGCACCAAATTACCATTGTCTGGAAACTCACCTGCGTCTGGGCCAttcttttagttttgtttttcctgAAATATCACATCTCACTAAACATGCTGTGATGAATGAAGACGTCCAGACATCTCCCACAGGATCCTTAACATGtaagtttttattgaatttttacaaaatataaatccagcctgtgtttctgtgtttctacACCCtcaaaaaaaaggtacaaaagttgtcacaTGGGTAATATCTTTTCAAAAGGCACAAGTTTGTTCCTAAAGAGTCCATGTTGGTACATTaagggtacatattagtacctaaattgTACATCTTAGGACctaaaggtacaaaagtgtaccctttaaaaagtaacgttttattttttttctgagagtgtgtaaCAATTGTTGTGTTTCTGATTCTGGGAAACCAAACCTGCCAGTGAAACCAAGGAAATGAAACAACATCTTAATGCATAACGTATCCATAACTGTGATTTAGAtgatattacaattattatgATGACTGTTTTAATTAACGAGgtgattaatataattattagacTGTTACTGAATTTCTaaaaccttttttgttttgtgtattaaGGACTTTTGGTTTGAGTAATCATTTATGACTATTACACAAGAATCATTCACAATCTcaggaaaaaaggtacaaaagctgtccccTTTATAAATATGGGACCAAACATATATTTCATTGCTTTCTCTCACAGTTATATCATTGGCTAATCATGTCCCTTTAGTGGCTCTGTTTTAGGTTTAATGGTGCGTATTTATTAATCCCCTTCtatcatattttaattattctCAGGTTAGCTAAAGTCAGATCTTATCATAATATCCTAAGCATCTGAGTTTTCTTAGGCCACAGAAGTCTTCATCTGTTTGACTCAAGTTTAGAAATCTTTTGGCAGACAAGCTTCTTGGTTTTAATTGCatatagttctcttacgagagctctctcgtactgcgtcttagctaagacgctacgggaaaagtctcttttcacgaaatactgaagcaaaaaattatccttaattttgtatttttgtaaagcgcatttgcagcagtacacagccataggcgagacggctcgctcgctcactggcttgttctgcggcaactgcacagcctatcgagcgcaggctgatgcaacatcagaccaataagggcgcttcgcgcccttcttgccacttcccgccgaaacgggtgtggcccaacctataaaaggagctcgaaaaggctgactcacctgatttttcatctcttcagcgaagctcacgcatcgctggatcacgaggaagcaagcgccgtctggaagagcatatcagcaggacgagccatcctgaagccgctggcaccaccgccttccactgccgttcctgctgcgctatccggcgcccatatcctttataatccttgttctgtcataatctgtgtgtgtgttcgccctgcgacacacattcacaaaagagctgcgtctttttaaagatgccttcgtgcggctcgtgcagaaccccgctcagcgaaggagatcgtcatgtcatctgcgtctcctgtctgggtgaagaccatgcagcgctcgcgctcgctgatggcggatgtcctcattgcgagctgatgcctatggtgactctgaggactcgcctggcatacttctcgaagcctgcatcatccgctgcgccgcagcgccgtaagaagcgccgctcgcagcgcctaccagaaccgcctccagctcggccgagctcgccggttccctccgcttcgccggtctcccctgcatcgcttcccgatgctcagtgtccgctgcttgccgacgcgtcatcggaggaagtggatctcaggcccgcgtcggaggaagaagacacgtgctctctgcttgcttcgggcagtgagggttggacgagctccgtggatctcgcgccagctgctcagaggcccagcagacggggggatatcgataaggagctgatgcgtgtactctcgttggccgcggcgagcctcggcctcgagtggtctgcaccagcgcccccttcacgttcccggctggatggtagctatcttccggatgagcgctcttcctcaagctcaaaacacgccccttttcttcctgagcttcacgaagaagtggcgaaggcttgggacgctccattctcggcgagaatccgctcatctgtttcgccagcattctccacactggacggtgctaagaacagaggctacctgtcacttccgccggtggaacaggctatagcagcgcacctttgcccgccctctgctggacggcggactaaggcggcgttgccatccaaagcctgccgcatgacgtcatcgctgctcacacggatattctctgctgctgggcaggctgcgtctgcgttacacaccatggcgacgctacagattttccagggcgatcttctccgcaagctggatgagatgggacctgaagcgatctgtctcgcggatctgaggagtgcttcggatctctccctccgcgctgctaagtccgctgcacaggccatgggacgggttatggcttccgctacggtggctgagaggcatttgtggctgacgctttctgacatcaaggagtctgagcgcgctgcgtttcttgacgctccgctaactcctgccggcctctttggatcttccgtcaacgagtttgtggagagattcgccaaggaccagaaagcttcacaggcgttcaagcacttcttgccgaagcgctccagttctgcagctagccgctctagaccggccccacagagctctcagtcacgcccaccgcctcctgctgcgccatcacgacagcgtcagcaacgcagctcgggaccccgttctcgctcttcgagccgtcgccccgcgccgcgggagccgcggcagaggattgcggtgaagccagaagccccgaaagcatcctagcactgctgggaaagcgccggtgttcgagttccgctgcggccgagctctcacccaagcgcgccgctgttgcagttccaagagttgcgactgcctcagtgttttctgcaatgagcaagcctgcacgagtgcccgcttgcctgcacacaaaagccgttatcacggctacccagatgtttcacaaaaacagcgttttttctggtgtcccggccacggccgatggtgctataaatgttgtgacgatgcccactcctcagtgcccatctccacatgtaagcacagccctacacacagggcctgcgctcataatgtcgactcaagtcggtcgcgcacactacatagtaaacgtgcccacccctcagtgcccacaattactatgtcacacgcgtcatgcggtttctgtaaaaacgaaacccgtgcacgctcgtccggccacagccgatggtgctttaaatgcagtgacgatgcccactacccagtgcccatccccacatgtaagcacagccctgcacacagggcgggcgcacataagatcgacacagatcggtcgagcgcgccgcatagtaaacgtgcccacttcccagtgcccacatacactatgtcacttacggcgcggggcttctgtaaaaacgaggcccgtgcacgtacattctgcacaggcagacggcgagttggaagtggtaaaagtgcacacatgcagcccacggttactcgcagatatattgagtcccacgggacccgctcagcctccctccagtcggttaagcgccggaacggggtcgaggatgagcgatctgcccgctgtgatcagcgcgctccccgcctcagatgcacagcacactcgagcgccgccgttgcccagtcaacggagcgcgtgtcacatccagcccttagccattcatgcaaatgcatggtcagcgcttccaggggtttcggattgggtgctaggcattataaagagaggctactcgctacagttttctcgacgcccaccgcgcttctcagtgcgcgtcgaaactacggtcaaaacagaagtagcacacatactttgggccgaaatatcgaaactgttgagcaaaggggctgtagagcctgtgtctcaagctcaaagcgagggggggctgtacagcagatactttctggtgcccaagagagacgggggtctcaggcccatactggatctaaggcagctgaacaaggcattgatgaaacgcagtttcaaaatgctcacgaccaggaagctcctcgcgcagattcgcggaggggactggtttatgtcaatagatctgaaggacgcgtattttcaaatacagatagcgtcaaaccacaggcggtttttgagattcgccttcgagggccaggcataccagtttgcagtcctgccaatcggcttgtccgtagctcctcgtacgtttacgaggtgcatggatgcagcgctcgctcctctcagactcagaggcatacgagtgctgaattatttggacgactggctagttctggcccaatcacgagcggagctcgtggaccacagggctgttttactcgatcacctcgagaagctcggcctcagtgtcaattgggcgaagagttcgctgaaccccagtcagacgatcctgtttctgggtatagttctggactcgtgttccatgacggcgcgactgtcaccacagcgcacgatgggcattcagcgcgcagcgagttctttccgctgcggcgcgactgtgtcgctcaaacactgtcaaaggatgctgggtctcatggcctcagcatctccggttctgcggctgggcctgctccgcatgcgccccctgcagttctggctgaaggctcgggtgccgcgcagagcgtgggcgtctggccggctgcatttcaaggtcgatcagagctgtgttgcggctctagcaccttggacagcgaacggctggtaccgatcaggtgtaagcctggggacttccccgagtgtgaaaatggtgtcgacggacgccgccacttcgggatggggagcgctgctcgaaggcagaccgtcctttggcctatggtcagaacgggaaaagctccatcatatcaactgcctggaaatgctggcagtggagaatgcgctgacgcgcttttgtccccatatcaaggatcaccacgtcgtagtccgttcggacaacatgtccgtggtgtcctacataaatcgccagggcggtctcgggtcccgaaacctgtacaggctgacggaacgcctcctgatttgggctcaacgcaacgtgcgctcgctgagagcggtgcatgtgcctggactgcagaatctgggtccagacaggctgtccagaggcaatgtccctacgggcgaatggtctctacacccgcaaacagttcggctgttgtgggagagatttggcatggcggaggtggacctctttgcgtcccacgaaaacgctcactgccccgcattcttttccaagaacgaaagcgcgctgtcacggaaatggccgtgctgcccgctttatgcgttccctcccgtctccctccttccgcaggtgatagaacgggtgagagaaacgagatgttcaatactgcttgtggcacctctttggaagaaccaaccatggttcccagatttgatgcaattagcagatgtcgccccatggccggtaccgttgaggagagatctcctctcgcaggccaggggctcgatttggcaccctcaaccggagttgtggtccctccatgtatgggcactcaacggttacccgctgatctcgcagtgggagtgctaaataccatcactcaggctagagctccgtcgacacgatgtctgtatgcctcgaagtggtcggtgttctccagctggtgcacagctcgaggttattcaccccttagttgtgaggtgacggaggtcctctccttcctacaggagctgttggataagggcagagccccatccacgctcaaagtttatgtggcggccatcgcggcgttttctgaaacggcgtccggtcagtcaataggaaggaacgatttagtcatccggttcctcagaggagctaggaggctgaatcctcccagacctccgtcagtccctatgtgggacctcgcggcggttttggaggccttgaagggtcccccttttgagcctatccaatcggttagccttcagcatctgtcgttcaagacagtattcttgttggctctcgcttctgtgaagcgtgtgggtgatttgcacgcgctctcggtgagccagtcgtgcttggagtttgggcccaatgactcaagggtcatactcaaacctaggcacggttatgtgccgaaatccctcaacacaccgtttcgggctcaggttattgccctgtccgccctgccggtgtcaggggaggatggagactcgagtcttctttgccctgtcagggttttaagagcttatgtgtctcgctctgctgcctttcggcagacggagcagctatttgtctcattcggtggacgttccaaaggaatggctgtttcgagacagactctatccagatggatagttgacgccatagcgttagcttacgcttccaggggccttcagtgcccgttgggcgtcagagcacactccacaagaggcgtcgcctcatcgtgggcgtggtctactgggatctccttgcaggatatatgtatggcggcgggttgggcctcgccgtctacatttatcaggttctataacctggaggttcccgccttgcaagcaaggctgctgtcggtatagaagaatcagggccctgaggggaattctgaattcatgagcgctaggcgctgccgactgttatatgggcagtattgcgtaagacccgcattgccacattggtcaggccttgcctcggctgtgtgatgtcatattgccgcatctacggatgctgctagatatgggacggagggtttttcccccttttttctgtcccggactctctgtgagtccctcaggtgactgtgcactgtatatcctgggcgttgcttcaggtttatcggtgtgtgatccctgcgcgcacggcgttttacatcgggttcccgtagcgtcttagctaagacgcagtacgagagagctctcgtaagagaacgtactcggttactaaacgtaacctcggttctctctagaagagcgaacgagtactgcgttctctgccgtgcgtacgattcactctggttcgcttcggcgatgaaataaatcaggtgagtcagccttttcgagctccttttataggttgggccacacccgtttcggcgggaagtggcaagaagggcgcgaagcgcccttattggtctgatgttgcatcagcctgcgctcgataggctgtgcagttgccgcagaacaagccagtgagcgagcgagccgtctcgcctatggctgtgtactgctgcaaatgcgctttacaaaaatacaaaattaaggataattttttgcttcagtatttcgtgaaaagagacttttcccgtagcgtcttagctaagacgcagtactcgttcgctcttctagagagaaccgatgttacgtttagtaaccgagtacgttttattgaCTACTTCTCATACAAAATACTAGAATAAACCAAAGCAAATAGTTTACAAGCTTTGTTTGTCAGAGGTATCAAATAGCAAAGCATCTAGCAGCGTCAGAGAATCAGCATCAGACATAATCATTGCATTTCAGTCGTTTATGaagtcaagtttatttgtatagcactttttactttataaatcgttgcaaagcaacttttaaGACAATTcatgtttctataatatttaaatgtcattatgaaagaaatgtatggaaaaatcaattaaagacgatGAATactatgaacagcatttattatatgTTGCAATCCAACTTATagcaaatatattcttaataaaacagCAAGTGTACTTTACATCAGATAATTCCAGCATATATAAGCAAAAATTGAACTGCTAAAATCACTATATACGTGAAAAATACAATAATCACAAaaccaaaattaacattttctacCCAGCTCCAATGCTCTGGAGCAGAACGGTGGAGAGCTAGAAAGAAAGCACaaatttcatatttgttaaattattgttcatgtttttttagaGCTTCTTACTTTACTGTTCTTCTGTCTTACCTGTGTTTTCTCCCGCTGAGCCAGATAGACATGACGAAATATGAACAAGATTTGACAATATTAGTTAGTTTAAAAAATCAAATCCCAAACTCATGATGTTAGAAATATTTCTAAACACCTGCTCACCTGTGATTGTGACTGTGATCAGGATTTCTCCTTCAGTGTCCAGAACTCTGTATGTTCCTGCATCACTGTCCAGAAATGATTTAATGATCAGGTTTATATCAGTATCATTACTCATTCGGTCGCTCTGAACCCCGTGATCTCTCGTCCAAACCTCCTTCCACTCTCCACTAGAGTTTGTCTCCACTTTATCAGCATCAGACACCAGAACAGACATCTTTAGCTCCTCGCCTGTTTCCACAGAAATCTCATCTGAGGAGAAACAGAAAGacattaatcattattataatgcTGTCAATCAATCAAGACCATAAACACAGATTTATGATTGGTGAccaaatgtaatcattttaaagTCAGCCACTGAAAGGCCTTTATTGAATGGAAGGTGTTACATTTATATCTGCTGGTTATAACAGCAGTGTGATGTTACATTGTTGCCATTTTTACAAAATCCAGAAAATAGATGCTgatgtttgatcagtttagtcTTCACCATGAATATGAAGTTGGTACGTCCTGATTTGTAGCTTCAGCTCTGTCTGATCATTATTGTAATAGATTCTCAAAGTGTATTTCCCAGCGTCACTGAAGATCAGATTCTTGATGACGACGTCACAGTTTCCTTCTTTAAACACTCGTCCTCTACATTCTTCAGTCTCACACACTTCTATGATTTCTGACCGAGTGATTAAATCAATCTGAACAATATTATTGTCCTCATGTTCACATCTGAGTCTGATGTTTCCTCTCTTTTTTCCCGACTCAGATCTAACAGGGTTTCCTGCTGGCAGGATTTCTGCAAAAACAGATTAATTAAATTCAAAGAATCAATACATGTGAAAAATGCATGTGGTGTTTCTGTTTATTCTCTGTAATCAATCATATTCTAGTGTCTTTTTTACTCAGCTTTTATTTTACTCAGCTTTTATTTTCAAGACGTTTCACCACACATTCAAGTGGATTCAACATCTGTGAACTGTTTGTGGCATTTCTCCAATATTTAGCATCAGAAATTGTAATGATAATATTAAACTTTAAGGTTGTTGGTGATCTATTGCTCATGAAAGCATGAGATTGTGTTTGAATGCCAGCTGATTATTCTCACGTTCTGCAGAGTTCAGAACGGTTCATCTTATGAAGTGTGATGGTGCAATAGTCTGTGAAATCAATCCCAGTATCAGCTATAAACTCAAATGGGCAGATTTTGGGTTGTGTTATATACTATATGACTAACCTACGATTAACCAGTAGTGCAACATTCAAATAAATTTACTGTACACATGAGGAAAACGCATAagccgcaggaactttacccagaaactagggactttgggctggtactctgtgtgtttccaccgcaggaaccaggaactaaataaagttccgggtaaaaaaaagcCCCTCAGAAATGCCGTGTTgtaacttatttttaaataagcgCTCTCTttgtaaataaaccacagattcgAGTTTTAAACCACTACATTCTTGctagaaatacttttaaaattacattttcccaacatcacagcagtaatgactttatgaactactttacttataaaatcgatactattagcgataaaattgcaaccattcagccgtcagctacagtatcacatcagacagtgcactatagaccccctgaggaacagttacactcattctctactataggagaggaagaattgtataaacttgttaaatcatctaaaccatgttagaccctataccatctaagctcctaaaagaggtgcttccagaagtcatagatcctcttctgactattattaattcctcattgtcattaggatatgtccccaaaaccttcaaactggctgttattaagcctctcatcaaaaaaacacaacttgacccaaagagaaaaatggtatatgtgaggatttccagtcaggatttagaccgtatcatagtactgagactgctctcaaaTCAAATGacctgcccactgctccgggtgtgtgctcacagtgtgtgtgtgtgttcactgctctgtgtgtgtgcatttcagatgggttaaatgcagagcacaaattctgagtatgggtcaccatacttggctgaatgtcacttcactcactaaaaaagtgcagtatggagtacctcaaggctcagtactagggccgctactcttcacgctttacatgttacccttgggagatatcatcaggaaacatggtgttagctttcactgttatgctgatgatactcagctctatattactttgctgcccggtgaaacacaccaatttgaaaaactaatggaatgcatagtgaatataaaaaactggatgacgagtaatttcttactgctaaattctgaaaaaacagagatgttaattataggacctaaaaactggatgtaataacctagaacactgtctaagacttgatggttgctctgtcaattcttcgtcatcagttaggaacctaggtgtgctatttaatcgcaatctttccttagaaagccacgtttctggcatttgtaaaactgcatttttcaatctcaaaaatatatctaaattacggcctatgctcccaatgtcaaatgcagaaatgttaatccatgcatttatgatctcaaggttagattattgtaatgctttattgggtggttgttctgcaagctcagtaaataaactacagctagtccaaaatgcagcagcaagagttcttactagaaccaggaagtatgaccatattagcccggtcctgtcaacactgcactggctccctatcaaacatcgtatagattttaaaatattgcttattacttataaagccctgaatggtttagcacctcagtatttcaatgagctccttttacattataatcctctacgtccgctacgttctcaaaactcaggcaatttgatattacctagaatatcaaaatcaactgcggcggcagatccttttcctatttggcgtctaaactctggaataacctacctaacatttttTGGGAGCCAGacgcactcttgcagtttaaatctagattaaagacccatctctttaacctggcttacacataacatactaatatgcttttaatatccaaatccattaaaggatttttaggctgcattaattaggtaaaccagaaccgggaacacttcccataacatcctatgtacttgctacatcattagaagaatggcatctacgctaatatttgtctgtttctctcttattccgaggtcatcgTAGccaaccagatccagtctgtatccagaacagatgctggatcagcacctagaaaggacctctacatccctgaaagacagcggagaccaagacaactagagccccagatacagatcccctgtaaagaccttgactcagaggagcaccaggacaagaccacaggaaacagatgattcttctgcacaatctgactttgctgcagcctggaattgaactactggtttcgtctggtcagaggagaactggccccccaactgagcctggtttctcccaagctttttttctccattctgtcaccgatggagtttcggttccttgccgctgtcgcctctggcttgcttagttggggtcaattTATCaacagtgatatcattgacttgattgcaaataaatgcacagacactatttaaactgaacagagatgacatcactgaattcaataataaactgcctttaactgtcattttgcattattgacacactgttttcctaatgaatgttgttcagttgctttgacgcaatatattttgtttaaagcactatataaataaaggtgacttgacttgacttgacatttcatgacacaataacggtaatattttgaaaatgatccgaataaatggtggttgaactccaTTGAAACCAGTATTGAACAGTATTGAACCAATACTGCGTGAACTCGACCAATCAGGATTTTTAGTGagcaagtcccgcccccgaaagttcccgaactttgaaaaagtactaccttgcCAGCAAGGACTTTCTGATGGGCATGATAACGCCTGAGTTTGCCACTATCGTGTCGGAGGCTGTGGATCTCGTGCATCAGGTGGGAAGGAAGGAGGACAGTCATCCCAGAGAGGTGATCATTCTCTTCGCCTGCAGGATGAGCTGAGATGAAATATGGAAAAGAACCAAGATGTC
Protein-coding regions in this window:
- the LOC132103870 gene encoding uncharacterized protein LOC132103870, with the translated sequence MSKCLNLLLLLLMFCFFYQKEILPAGNPVRSESGKKRGNIRLRCEHEDNNIVQIDLITRSEIIEVCETEECRGRVFKEGNCDVVIKNLIFSDAGKYTLRIYYNNDQTELKLQIRTYQLHIHDEISVETGEELKMSVLVSDADKVETNSSGEWKEVWTRDHGVQSDRMSNDTDINLIIKSFLDSDAGTYRVLDTEGEILITVTITAGENTALHRSAPEHWSWVENVNFGFVIIVFFTYIVILAVQFLLIYAGII